GGAAAGTAAAAAGCCATCCTTAAACTAGGGAAGGGACACTGCattgcccctcttcccacttctATGAAGCAACCATTTTCAAGGCAGTGTAAAAAACCAAACCAGGTGGCCTCCTGCTTGCTCTTCCACGTCACCGAGACCTATGCCGCCCTACACCATCGTCTACTTCCCCACCCGAGGGCGCTGCGAGGCCATGCGCATGCTGCTGGCTGACCAGGGCCAGAGCTGGAAGGAGGAGGTGGTGACCAAGGAGAGCTGGCTGCAGGGCCTGCTCAAGGCCTCCTGTCTGTATGGGCAGCGCCCCAAGTTCCAGGACAGAGACCTCACCCTGTACCAGTCCAATGCCATCCTGCGACACCTGGGCCGCACCTTTGGGCTCTACGGCAAAGACGAGCGGGAGGCGGCGCTGGTGGACATGGTGAACGATGGCGTGGAGGACATCTGTAGGCACTGCAGCCAGCTCATCTACCGGAGCTACGAGGAGGGCAAGGCCAAGTATTTTCAGGAGCTGCCGGGGCACCTGAAGCCTTTTGAGACCCTGCTGATCCAGAACCAGGAGGGCCAGGCCTTTCTGGTGGGTGACCAGATCTCCTTCGTCGACTACAACCTGCTGGACCTATTGCTGAATCACCAGGTCCTGGCCCTTGGCTGCTTGgactcccaccccctgctcttgGCCTATGTGGCGCGCCTCAGTGCCCGGCCCAAGCTCAAGGCCTACCTGGCCTCCCCCGAGCACGTGAACTGCCCTGTCCACGGAGCCCAAAAGATATGAGCCCCTTCAGCCTCCCCTGGGAGAAAGCCTGGCCTTTAGAACCATAAAcaccaagagaggaaaaaaaaaaacaaaaaaaaccaaaccaggcgtgcctgggtggctaagatggttaagcatctgcctttggttcaggtcatgatcccagggtcctgagattgagacccgtgttgggttccctgcttagcgcagagcctgcttctccttctccctctgccattccttccacttgtgctctctggctctgtctatctctctgtcaaataaataaataaaatctaaacaacaacaacaaaaaagaaaaccaaaccagaaATCAGCAGAAGCTTTGCAGCTCCTGGGGTTAATCCCCGACCTATCAAGCCTAACCTCATTCCAAGAGATTGGCTTGGTTGTTTTTCCTGTTGATCTACATAATATTCATACCACGGCTTTCTGCCAACTAGTACATAGGACAgagaagaataatattttaaaaataaataaataaaggggagaGGGTTGCATATTTTCCCATAATTTGGTATTATTTGGGCCCTTATGCCATTTAAATGTCTCTTTGTTCTTGAATTCAGATGATCTCTCTCTGGTTTCTATCTACAATAACTACAGCTCTGATCATTAGCAATACAAAATGCCTATAATTTATTGAAGTTGATAATTACTAGTGGGCTGAGAAGAGGATAAAAAACCCTGATTTTGTGATAAAACAGCCAAACTTCAATGTTCAGCTAAgccaagccccatgtccagcatgaatttgaaaaagaaaataaccaaaaaagagGGCAGAGGTTTCGTGTCTCGTAGTGTTCTCCAGTGGCGGTGTATGAAAATCATTTCTCGTGGAGACTCAACTGGTTCTTCCACAATATGCTTGAATAAGCAAAGTATCTGGGTTTCTCATTTGTATAAAAGGGAAGACattgagaaagaaataagaatttactGTTCCAGGTCTAAAATGCTATcatgtagaaaaaaatcagagataggaataaattctaaatatattttacctGAGGAACTTTCAAAagaatttgttatatatttttatttcaccatTACCctgctataaaattatttttaaaacaaagcacaTTAAAAGAGGTCCATTCCAAgatcaaaaaaagggggggtatgTGTGTGAATTTTAGCCATAAGTATGAAACAAGTATCTTTACTACCATGAAGACATCGACATTTATGGCACAGATATTTCCATAAAACATGTGCATTGcattcattttaagaaatctcCCTTTagggggtgcctcggtggctcaatctgttaagtatcctctgactctggctcaggtcatggccttggggttctgggatcaagcctcgtgactgtcaggctccccactcagtggggagtctgcttgtccttctccttcttccactgcccctccccctgctcatgctctctccctctctctctctctctctctctcaaataaataaataaaatcttaaaagaaagagagggagagaaatctcccTTTAGGGAGATTACCCATTTTCccttagttattattatttaaagttaaCAATAACAACATTGGGGCTTTCATGAAGACATCAGAATTAAAGTCAGCAGGTAATGCttgttctgatttttaatttctctgacaagggaaaacattaaattttatcaGCATGAGCAGCCAGTAGGTTTAATTAACATTAAATGACATTTCTGTTCCTGCCTTGGACTTTTTTTCTTGGCACAATGAATATATCTAGAATTGGATTTAAAGTGGCAGCAAACTCAAATCCTCTCCCCAAGTGGAGAGCTAATGTAAATAGGCTCACAACAGTCTATGGCTATAGACTCTGCAGTTTAAGAATAAAGTCCTAGAATGGAGACTGGTATGTCCCAATTGGTAGACCCTTAGTAATTCTTCTAGAATGTATTACTTTTGACGGGCATATAAAGCCCTTCTACTGGCAGCTCCAGAAACTACTGTTAAGGGGAgatggattcattcatttatcaaacaaTCAGCAATCCTTTTTCCTTTATCACTGTGCCATACCCAATGTTTGATGTGGGATATATTAGTGAATAAAACATGGCCTCTGTTGCCAAGGAGCTGATAGTTCTAAGGGGGCGGATAGTATAAGGAGACAAGAACAATGATAGGATTATGCAGAGTATTATGAGAAGAGCAAAAATAATTCAACCTTAAGTGTGGGAGGGTCCTCACAGAAGGCTTTCTGGAAGAATTTATGGCAGAGTTGAATCTTAAGACTGAGTAGGAGTAACTGGTAGAGGTGAGTACAACCAAGAGCGAGGCCATTCCAGACAGAGGGGTATACTCCAGGCAGTTCTGTGTTATCCCTGGATAATAAGGTGAGAATCAGAAAGCAGTGAGTTTTATCTTACCGGGAAGGTAAACTTTTTTTGGCCACTTAGTAAATACTTTGGGCTTACAGAACCATATGATTTCAACTCAACTCTGCAAAAGCAGCCATGGCTAATATGAAATGAATGAGGGTGGcttaataaaacattatttatggaCATTGTCATTGGACATTCCTATAATTTTCACAAGTCATGAAACAGtcttcaaaattttgttttcaagtagttaaaaatggaaaaactattTGTAATTCACTGTACAAAAACTGGCGTCCGGCCAAATTTAGCCCCTTGGCTGTAGTTTGTCGATTCCTGCCATAGGGCAACAATGGGGCACTATTAAAGGATTTTAAACAAGGAATTGGCATGATCCAGCCTTCTTGGTAGGAAGTTTATTCTGGCAGCACTGGGGAAGATAGAGTTGAGAGGGCAGGACAAGGGGAAAGGAGGACACAGAGCTGTCTAGTCTTCCTGTGTGAAAAGGCAGGCACGGTTCGCCTGCTAGAACACTCTGTAATAAATCATCAACCTTAAACTACCCCAAAGTGTCCCTTCCCTTCCTTATTACTACTTGCCCCTCTCTTTTGTCACTGTGcctcctcctcccatccccatccCAAGCACACACTGTGGCTGCCAGCTGGCCTCCTCCTTCAAATTCTCCCAACAGAACAGATAAGAGGGAACTATGTCGAAAAAGTCactcccaggggcgcctgggtggctctgtcattaagcggctgccttcggctcaggtcatgatcccagggtcctgggatggagccctgcattgggctccctgctcgactggaagcctgcttctccctctcccactccccctgcttgtattcttctctcactttcttttctttttctctttctgtcaaataaataaataaaatcttaaaaaaaaaaaagaaagaaagaaaagaaaaagtcactccCAGCAACCCACTTCCCTAATTTCTGAGTGAGTGCTAGGATGACCCAACCTTCCTGTAAGCCACCAATACGTGTTACACATGTGGTCACCATCTTTGCAAAAGTTATTTTCTTGTTGACAAGAatagcagtctttttttttttaatttgcatttgacAGATAAAGTGATGCCATCTCAGAAAACTGAAATGATTAGCTTCTTTTCCTGTAGCAAAATTGAAGACTTTATCCTTTGCTAAATAATCTGaatttcaaagcatttaaaattagACATGTCACAAAAAGgctttgaaacaaaaatttattttcaggagATTAAGAACTAAAATAGGAATATCTTAGGAAGGTTTTCAAAATTCACTGTTCTGTGAAAGGGAGGTATGTGCCAAATAACCTCCAAAGGTCGAAAGAGCCATAGGATCGAAGAAAAAGGCTGGCAAATCCAGCTTGACAAGAAATGGTATGTGAAGGTGATTTATGGACAGAAGCGTGTCTTCGGTGGCTGCAAGACCAGTAGATCTCCACAATCCCAGATCTCAACAAATCCACCTCCCATAAGACCCACTTTTATAGCCCTGGAGTCTGGGGAGTATGTGCTGGTAGACCACCTGGGAGGAGAGGTTTGAGAAGAGTTGTGTGTCATAGTCACATCTCCAGAGCACACTGAGCAGGTTATACCCCAAGGATGTACTTAAAGCTATGGTTAAACAAAAAGCACATGTGTGTGTTGATGGGGGAGAAGGACTGTGCTCAAGCCTTCAGGTCATCAAGTAGTCATCACGGCAGATTTGTCCAACATGGAACCAGTCTGGTTCATACACTCACAGACTATTAAAATTGGAAGGGGACCTAGTGACTGTGTAATGAAATACAGGAGGGatttaaaaaagccaaaatgagTACCAGGTTCTCTTTTCATTCAATGTTGTGTTCTTTCTTCAAAGAACTGTTTACAGAGCTTTTTTTAACCCAACATCTGCTAGATTTAAGATGACAATATTATCCTACCTTTGGTACAATGCCATTTTCAAACATTAATGTtgctgtattattaatttcattttaagctCTTAAGGCACTTGATGTTTATAGACCTGAGCCAATGTCATGTTGTTCCAGACATGGCCCATGTCAACatccccccctcccttcctgtcttACAGACAGAGGTGATGTCACCGGCAATTGATGGGATAGTTTTATGTGGCACTATGTCATTATCTCCGTCCTGAAATCCTTCCAAAATGTAGAAACATAAAGTGAAGAAGAACATAGTAATGGAAGATGTATAATAATGTGTACTTCTAAAAGAGTAAAGCAGAAAAAGCCAGAGTGGACTACAATAGTAACTCATTCTAACTAAAGCAGCTATGTAATCTGGAAATTGCCAGGCTATTATACCCACACAAATAGTTCAAGCTCAAGAATGATGTAAAAATCTTTTGACAGGATGATATGTGAAAAAATTATGTCAAACAGAAATTTGTAAGAATTTAATGATTGTcgattttcaaaaacagaaaaaatcttAGTGTCATAAAAACCaacaattctaaaaaataaaaacaaaaaaataaaaaaaccagacAATTCTGCCACATAATCTTCTGACCTACTGTGACTTCATCATATATGTCTCTCTAAATGATGCTTCCTAAAT
The sequence above is a segment of the Zalophus californianus isolate mZalCal1 chromosome 2, mZalCal1.pri.v2, whole genome shotgun sequence genome. Coding sequences within it:
- the LOC113924221 gene encoding glutathione S-transferase P-like gives rise to the protein MPPYTIVYFPTRGRCEAMRMLLADQGQSWKEEVVTKESWLQGLLKASCLYGQRPKFQDRDLTLYQSNAILRHLGRTFGLYGKDEREAALVDMVNDGVEDICRHCSQLIYRSYEEGKAKYFQELPGHLKPFETLLIQNQEGQAFLVGDQISFVDYNLLDLLLNHQVLALGCLDSHPLLLAYVARLSARPKLKAYLASPEHVNCPVHGAQKI